The following coding sequences are from one Mycoplasma tullyi window:
- the rnc gene encoding ribonuclease III, giving the protein MDNTEKNTTKKTKKPNHFRRNRRSKHNKNKTEEPKTERPTPRMFKMAPKSSKFLHQLGVTGRKHTEKPVALNDPDYDKKIREIQEKEAKKIRSEETVKNRSKKRNNNNKQANKKVNKNRNQRRYNNNFSNNKKQENRNQKSVANKQVQVNTNLDKSTAKTAINLIIKRSFETFKQSNLIAPNSDKNLDQKVKSQQQNLTPKNNNQKEAKQANNKFVNNQKNQKNNVTNTENNKQPTKLLNQSTQPRSIVEELSSDINSQNNKSKTVKLDQKNSNNQSKKNTEQKNNNQQTKSLNQSKQSKNTITESPTVVNSRNNQSKSVELDQKNSKNRAQKNVEQKNNNQQLKPSKSKDVESSSVISYQNNKDRSAKPDQKNSNNQAQKNVEQKNDNQQTKSLNQQKPSKSTLVESPLSANFTSNQTKVNVKDSSKKNKAKKTENPQLQEATKQVNKTEIKTSQVQHNLANKKQPQENRNNSNNTVNLNKNQQKINNNNQKKSVDKSKDDNNKKKPEQYQKQETLNQKNNDSEKKEDSKKESKNNPLSNKNISDKNLVKISNFIKDNYPVIYANLKQKNRLGLNENLDDDKLVVYVNLEAKDIELLLKKFKIVTNNIGLYEEALTHNSYTNEMHLKYNYQRLEFLGDAIINKIVAEYLFNHSDSSEGEMTKDRIKLIQSSTLIKAAIQLELINYIRVGEGLKAVPLPPKILEDIFEAFIGAVYLDQGEYAVRKILNDTIIGYYQKGLLSENTDYKSIFQEIIHSTGSNTKIHYKRTFDRQNNLHKVSLYAGTIMYGEGEDSNTHKAEIKAAKDAISKFRGIL; this is encoded by the coding sequence ATGGATAATACAGAGAAAAATACTACAAAAAAGACAAAAAAACCAAATCATTTTAGAAGAAATAGAAGATCAAAACATAACAAAAATAAAACCGAAGAGCCTAAGACAGAAAGACCGACGCCAAGAATGTTTAAAATGGCGCCTAAATCTAGTAAGTTTTTACATCAATTAGGTGTTACGGGTAGAAAGCACACAGAAAAACCAGTGGCGTTAAACGATCCTGATTACGATAAAAAAATCAGAGAAATTCAAGAAAAAGAAGCTAAAAAAATTAGATCTGAGGAAACTGTAAAAAATCGTTCTAAAAAACGAAATAATAACAATAAACAAGCTAATAAAAAAGTTAATAAAAATAGAAATCAAAGAAGATACAATAATAACTTTTCTAATAATAAAAAACAAGAGAACAGAAATCAGAAATCAGTAGCTAACAAACAAGTTCAAGTTAATACAAATTTGGATAAATCTACGGCAAAAACAGCTATAAATTTAATTATCAAAAGAAGTTTTGAAACATTTAAACAAAGTAATTTAATAGCTCCTAATTCTGACAAAAATCTAGATCAAAAAGTTAAATCTCAACAACAAAATTTAACTCCTAAAAACAATAATCAAAAAGAAGCTAAACAAGCAAATAACAAATTTGTTAACAATCAAAAAAATCAGAAGAATAATGTAACCAACACAGAGAATAATAAACAACCAACAAAACTCTTGAATCAATCTACGCAACCAAGAAGTATTGTTGAAGAATTATCTTCTGACATTAACTCACAAAACAATAAATCTAAAACAGTAAAACTTGATCAAAAGAACTCGAATAATCAATCTAAAAAAAATACTGAACAAAAAAATAATAATCAACAAACAAAATCTTTAAATCAGTCTAAACAATCTAAAAATACGATTACTGAATCACCTACAGTTGTTAACTCTAGGAATAATCAGTCGAAATCAGTAGAACTTGATCAAAAAAACTCTAAGAATAGAGCTCAAAAGAATGTTGAACAAAAAAATAATAATCAACAACTAAAACCATCTAAAAGTAAGGATGTAGAGTCATCTTCTGTTATTAGCTATCAAAATAACAAGGATAGATCAGCAAAACCTGATCAAAAGAATTCTAATAATCAAGCCCAAAAAAACGTTGAACAAAAAAATGATAATCAACAAACAAAATCTTTAAACCAACAAAAACCATCTAAAAGCACGCTTGTTGAATCACCTCTAAGTGCTAACTTTACAAGTAATCAAACAAAAGTTAATGTAAAAGATAGTTCTAAAAAAAATAAAGCTAAGAAAACAGAAAATCCACAATTACAAGAAGCTACCAAACAAGTAAATAAAACAGAAATTAAAACTAGTCAAGTTCAACACAATTTAGCAAATAAAAAACAACCACAAGAAAATAGAAATAATTCAAATAATACGGTAAATTTAAATAAAAATCAACAAAAGATTAATAATAATAACCAAAAAAAATCTGTTGATAAATCAAAAGACGATAACAATAAAAAGAAACCGGAACAATATCAAAAACAAGAAACTTTAAACCAAAAAAATAACGATAGTGAAAAAAAAGAAGATTCAAAAAAAGAATCTAAAAATAATCCATTAAGCAATAAGAATATTTCTGATAAGAATCTTGTTAAGATTAGCAATTTCATCAAAGATAATTACCCAGTTATTTACGCTAATTTGAAACAAAAAAATCGTTTAGGTCTTAATGAGAATCTTGACGATGACAAACTTGTTGTTTATGTTAATTTGGAAGCAAAAGACATCGAATTATTATTAAAGAAATTCAAGATTGTTACAAACAACATTGGACTTTATGAAGAAGCTTTAACGCACAATTCGTATACCAATGAAATGCATCTAAAATACAACTATCAAAGATTAGAGTTTTTAGGTGATGCGATCATTAATAAAATAGTTGCTGAATATTTATTCAATCATTCAGATTCATCTGAAGGTGAAATGACTAAAGATCGCATCAAACTAATCCAATCAAGCACATTAATTAAAGCAGCTATTCAATTAGAGTTAATTAATTATATTAGGGTTGGTGAAGGACTAAAAGCTGTACCTTTACCACCTAAAATCCTTGAAGATATCTTTGAAGCGTTTATTGGAGCTGTATATTTAGATCAAGGTGAGTATGCAGTAAGAAAGATCTTAAATGATACGATCATAGGTTATTACCAAAAAGGTCTGTTATCTGAAAATACCGATTATAAGTCAATTTTCCAAGAAATAATTCATTCAACTGGATCGAATACAAAAATTCATTATAAAAGAACATTTGATCGACAAAATAATCTTCATAAAGTGAGTCTTTACGCAGGTACTATCATGTATGGTGAAGGAGAAGATTCAAACACGCACAAAGCCGAAATTAAAGCTGCAAAAGATGCAATTAGCAAATTTCGTGGCATCCTTTAA
- the plsX gene encoding phosphate acyltransferase PlsX, whose translation MFRIAVDCMGFENSVSEAVKAVIKYAKTHKDLSFVLVGDEKQIKPLVENKKFLNYRIVHTTNEISMSDSVLTAYRKKDSSMYLTIELLKNDEVDTIVSAGSSSAYVALTYNLLGKIHPKIKIGFMSYVPTVTKKGFWFLDVGANKEYTGEELYYLGKMANIFINNVLNYQPRLGVLNIGTEKNKGFEYHQVAYNLLENDKTLDFLGFIEPRGLIDGECDLLVSDGYSGNLVLKSLEGALKSVGKILKKNYKINPLGALFSANVIYQITKTFDYKNNAGAVVLGLNKLVLKTHGSADAKQFYSTIRLAHDSLLNNLIEKITKDSLTFLN comes from the coding sequence ATGTTTAGAATCGCAGTTGATTGCATGGGTTTTGAAAACTCAGTTAGTGAAGCTGTTAAAGCTGTAATTAAATATGCTAAAACTCACAAAGATTTATCTTTTGTTTTAGTTGGTGATGAAAAACAGATCAAACCACTAGTTGAAAATAAGAAATTCTTAAATTATCGAATCGTTCATACTACTAATGAAATTAGTATGAGCGATTCGGTTTTAACTGCTTATCGTAAAAAAGATAGTTCAATGTATCTAACAATTGAACTATTAAAAAATGATGAAGTTGATACGATTGTATCAGCAGGATCATCAAGTGCTTATGTTGCTTTAACATATAATTTGCTTGGTAAGATTCACCCTAAAATCAAGATCGGGTTCATGTCATATGTGCCAACAGTAACTAAGAAAGGTTTTTGATTCTTAGATGTTGGTGCTAATAAAGAATATACGGGTGAAGAACTATACTATCTAGGTAAGATGGCTAATATCTTTATTAATAATGTGCTTAATTATCAACCTAGGTTAGGTGTACTTAATATTGGTACTGAAAAAAACAAGGGATTTGAATACCACCAAGTTGCTTATAATCTACTAGAAAACGACAAAACTCTAGATTTCTTAGGATTCATTGAACCACGAGGATTGATTGATGGTGAATGTGATCTATTAGTTAGTGATGGTTACTCTGGTAATTTAGTGCTTAAATCATTAGAAGGTGCACTAAAGTCAGTTGGTAAAATTTTAAAGAAAAATTATAAAATAAATCCACTGGGGGCTTTGTTCTCAGCGAACGTTATATATCAAATTACTAAAACATTTGATTATAAAAATAATGCTGGTGCTGTTGTACTAGGACTAAATAAATTAGTTCTAAAAACTCACGGTTCAGCTGATGCTAAACAATTTTATTCAACTATTCGTTTAGCGCACGATAGTTTATTAAATAATTTAATTGAGAAAATTACAAAAGATTCTTTGACTTTTTTGAATTAA
- a CDS encoding DAK2 domain-containing protein: MASETLNTKQLQSMFIEGYNVIFNRYEYINNLNVFPVPDGDTGTNMKITTKGGVDAISDQEFSSLQNLGKVFATGLFMNACGNSGVIFSQIIKGFTKSLPESDEVDIKQLINSFKEAKEVAYSVIQSPVEGTILTVIRLTAEQLLEKQDEISSVEQLFEMATEFAKDALKQTPKMLPALKSAKVVDSGGFGLVSFLEGMLTDLTKDFSVLNDDKQFTNKKALSAKAEQELVEEGHGYCTEFLLKLGLKAKDDQTKSKFNEEKFKKEISKDVESLVLINDESEGIVKLHAHTLTPDIVLKHAQVYGEFLKVKIENMNKQVTERKQDDSNLNKSENKPIDLLMDIDLSKIKNFKNETAIIATVPSRVLGRMIVQNYDVDQFIDTSATGNPTIKDFVKNIYSVKSKNVIIVVDDTNLLLSAREAISLLKKYINCELISCQNFIESLSAISGYMRSDNLKNNVKVLNKIIKSTGSAFISTSVKNIKYPHLQVHKGDYIGVMKKKIIVSDSDIYKCLLDTVSQLIDEVKKPELVLIIYGKNTTSSEVRTIVKLISEKFGIYCEAINGAQKLYQYYIGVQ, encoded by the coding sequence ATGGCTTCAGAAACGTTAAATACCAAGCAACTTCAATCGATGTTCATTGAAGGTTATAATGTAATTTTTAATCGTTATGAATACATTAATAACCTTAACGTTTTCCCTGTTCCAGATGGTGATACAGGAACAAACATGAAGATCACTACTAAGGGTGGTGTTGATGCTATTAGTGATCAAGAGTTCAGTTCATTACAAAACTTGGGAAAAGTGTTTGCGACTGGATTATTCATGAATGCTTGTGGTAACTCTGGGGTGATCTTTAGTCAGATCATTAAAGGGTTTACCAAGTCATTACCTGAGAGTGATGAAGTTGATATTAAGCAATTAATCAATTCGTTTAAAGAAGCTAAAGAGGTTGCTTATAGTGTGATTCAATCACCCGTCGAAGGGACTATTTTAACTGTTATTAGATTAACAGCTGAACAACTTTTAGAAAAACAAGACGAAATCAGTTCAGTTGAACAATTGTTTGAGATGGCAACTGAGTTTGCTAAAGATGCACTTAAGCAAACTCCTAAGATGTTACCAGCACTTAAGTCTGCTAAAGTTGTTGATTCAGGTGGATTTGGTTTAGTTTCATTCTTAGAAGGAATGTTAACTGATCTAACCAAAGATTTTTCAGTACTTAATGATGATAAGCAATTTACTAATAAGAAAGCTTTATCAGCTAAAGCTGAACAAGAATTAGTTGAAGAAGGTCATGGTTATTGTACTGAGTTCTTATTAAAACTAGGATTAAAAGCTAAAGACGATCAAACTAAGAGCAAATTTAACGAAGAAAAATTTAAAAAAGAAATTAGTAAAGATGTTGAGTCTTTAGTTTTAATTAACGATGAAAGTGAAGGGATCGTTAAACTTCACGCTCACACTTTAACTCCAGATATAGTTTTAAAACACGCTCAAGTTTATGGTGAGTTTTTAAAAGTTAAGATCGAAAACATGAACAAACAGGTTACTGAGCGTAAGCAAGATGACAGTAATCTGAATAAGTCAGAAAACAAACCTATCGATCTTTTAATGGATATTGATCTATCTAAGATTAAGAACTTTAAAAATGAAACCGCTATTATTGCTACTGTTCCTTCACGAGTTCTTGGTAGAATGATCGTGCAAAACTATGATGTTGATCAGTTTATTGATACATCAGCTACTGGTAATCCAACAATCAAAGATTTCGTTAAGAATATCTATAGCGTTAAATCTAAGAATGTGATTATCGTTGTTGATGATACGAACTTATTACTATCAGCAAGAGAAGCAATCTCATTATTAAAAAAATACATTAATTGTGAACTGATCTCATGTCAAAACTTTATTGAATCATTAAGTGCAATTAGTGGTTACATGCGTTCAGATAATCTTAAAAACAACGTTAAAGTTTTAAACAAGATTATCAAATCTACTGGATCAGCATTTATCTCAACATCTGTAAAAAACATTAAATATCCTCATCTTCAAGTTCACAAAGGTGATTACATTGGAGTAATGAAGAAGAAAATTATCGTTAGTGATAGCGATATTTATAAATGTTTACTAGATACAGTATCTCAACTAATTGATGAGGTTAAAAAACCTGAACTAGTTTTAATCATCTATGGTAAGAATACAACAAGTTCTGAAGTAAGAACAATTGTTAAACTGATCTCAGAGAAGTTTGGTATCTATTGTGAAGCAATCAATGGTGCACAAAAACTCTACCAATATTACATCGGTGTGCAATAA
- a CDS encoding RluA family pseudouridine synthase translates to MKKTIVIKSVDDCIRIDKFLFKFLKNYTRTNIYKMIRKKDITVNNKRIDFDYILRVNDKISYYDFLRTDHKKKEPEFFKAKPELDLIYEDENLVIFEKPLGISAQHTNEPSQYDHMQNRLVHYLVKSNQYDYLNNQAYVPSIVNRLDTYTTGIMLGAKNLKAQQALNQIIKNRDLKKFYHCVVHGEVNPKKAMLSAYLTKDPNKSLVTIQKEKTNDNKPIITSYKTLYYFKKQNYTLLDVELITGRTHQIRVHMSYINHPVVGDYKYAKKQYQNNQGNFKHQLLHSYKIIFDLANYDQDFILKYLDQDEYQTKQPAWFMNDLNPKYYEEK, encoded by the coding sequence ATGAAAAAAACGATCGTTATCAAATCAGTAGATGATTGTATTCGGATTGATAAGTTCTTGTTTAAGTTTTTAAAAAACTACACAAGAACTAATATCTATAAGATGATTCGTAAAAAGGATATTACGGTTAATAATAAACGGATCGATTTTGATTACATCTTAAGAGTTAATGACAAGATCAGTTATTATGATTTTTTAAGAACTGATCATAAGAAAAAAGAGCCAGAGTTTTTCAAAGCTAAACCTGAATTAGATTTAATCTATGAAGATGAAAATCTAGTGATCTTTGAAAAACCCTTGGGGATTTCAGCTCAACATACCAATGAACCAAGCCAATATGATCATATGCAAAATCGCTTGGTTCATTATTTGGTTAAGTCTAACCAATATGATTATTTAAATAATCAAGCTTACGTGCCAAGTATTGTTAATCGGCTTGATACTTATACGACTGGGATTATGTTGGGTGCTAAAAATCTTAAAGCCCAACAAGCACTGAATCAGATTATTAAAAATCGTGATTTGAAAAAGTTTTATCATTGTGTGGTTCATGGAGAAGTTAATCCTAAAAAAGCGATGTTGTCAGCTTATTTAACCAAAGATCCAAACAAATCTTTGGTAACTATCCAAAAAGAAAAAACTAATGATAATAAACCAATTATTACCAGTTATAAAACCCTATATTACTTTAAGAAACAAAACTATACTCTATTAGATGTTGAACTAATTACGGGTAGAACCCATCAGATTAGAGTACATATGTCATATATCAATCACCCTGTGGTGGGTGATTATAAGTATGCTAAGAAGCAATACCAAAATAATCAAGGGAATTTTAAACACCAATTATTACACAGTTACAAGATCATTTTTGATCTAGCTAACTACGATCAAGATTTCATCTTGAAGTATCTAGATCAAGATGAATATCAAACCAAGCAACCAGCTTGGTTTATGAATGATCTTAACCCCAAATACTACGAAGAAAAATAA
- a CDS encoding TrmH family RNA methyltransferase: protein MINFHKINAKNNPIFKDLKIAFKNGYNKQISDYFCVGGIKNNLIALNNNWIPHTIFVSESFDQKIITNIKSKLKQHKVRWIMISDQLNDQLKKINTQAGDCYFYYLLKDLHHQSFDLSNQHNYLFLDHIQDPSNLGTILRNAAAFNLTKVLINDSVNLYNPKLIRASAGAIFSNQISIIKDLDQFIGAIKKKGLRLVATANHKDATPLDEFDHELGNIIIFGNEANGVSDKLLNQADQTIKIVINNQYAESLNVATSSGIILYELNKLWKKRSLSNQ, encoded by the coding sequence ATGATCAACTTTCACAAAATTAATGCCAAAAATAATCCGATCTTTAAAGATTTAAAGATCGCATTCAAGAATGGTTATAACAAACAGATTAGTGATTATTTTTGTGTTGGTGGAATTAAAAACAATCTAATCGCCTTAAATAATAATTGGATTCCACACACGATCTTTGTTAGTGAATCTTTTGATCAAAAGATTATTACAAACATTAAAAGCAAACTAAAACAACACAAAGTGCGTTGGATTATGATCTCTGATCAATTGAATGATCAATTAAAAAAGATCAACACCCAAGCTGGAGATTGTTATTTTTATTACTTATTAAAAGATTTACATCATCAAAGCTTTGATCTAAGTAATCAACATAATTACTTATTCTTAGATCATATCCAAGATCCAAGCAATCTTGGTACGATCTTAAGAAATGCTGCAGCGTTTAATTTAACCAAAGTTTTAATTAATGATTCAGTTAATTTATATAATCCCAAATTAATAAGAGCATCTGCTGGTGCAATCTTTAGTAATCAAATCAGTATCATCAAAGACTTAGATCAGTTCATTGGTGCAATCAAAAAGAAGGGATTAAGATTAGTAGCTACCGCCAATCACAAAGATGCTACACCTTTAGATGAGTTTGATCATGAGTTAGGTAATATCATCATCTTTGGTAATGAAGCCAATGGGGTAAGTGATAAATTATTAAATCAAGCAGATCAAACGATCAAGATCGTGATTAATAATCAGTATGCTGAATCACTAAATGTAGCTACAAGTAGTGGCATCATCTTATACGAATTAAACAAGTTATGAAAAAAACGATCGTTATCAAATCAGTAG
- a CDS encoding DHH family phosphoesterase: MRQQLEVHDQIWAKVQEFDNLAFFVHERPDFDALGSAFAFKELINNMFPEKKVYVMGTYKLDPELGASLFPFEKQPVDIDFLEQSLGIVFDTANAERILTGQHKLVKEIIRIDHHPKTEIIGSIEWVDPTFSSTAEMIGWFIKWMGFKLNSIIAKYIYAGIITDTGRFIYLATTPSTFMMTAEILATGFNRNEVHDAVYVKPILEHKYYSYVVNHATITPNGLAYIAVRKGAHKRFGIKSPMTMVHALNNIAGVKIWTAIYFDDQSQKWKGSIRSYDIPINHFAAMFNGGGHKFASGFSLDNKKDFGKLIKVLDDYLKTMNNDQLSQN; encoded by the coding sequence ATGAGACAACAATTAGAAGTTCATGATCAGATCTGAGCTAAAGTCCAGGAATTTGATAACCTGGCTTTCTTTGTTCATGAACGTCCCGATTTTGATGCTTTAGGTTCAGCATTCGCATTTAAAGAATTAATTAACAATATGTTCCCAGAAAAAAAGGTTTATGTAATGGGAACATATAAACTTGATCCTGAATTAGGAGCAAGTTTATTTCCGTTTGAAAAACAACCTGTTGATATTGATTTTTTAGAACAATCACTAGGGATTGTTTTTGATACTGCGAATGCTGAAAGAATCTTAACTGGTCAGCATAAATTGGTAAAAGAGATTATACGAATCGACCATCATCCCAAGACTGAGATCATTGGATCAATTGAATGAGTTGATCCAACCTTTTCATCAACTGCTGAGATGATCGGTTGATTCATCAAGTGAATGGGGTTTAAATTAAATTCGATCATTGCTAAATATATTTATGCAGGAATTATTACTGATACTGGTAGATTTATATATTTAGCAACCACTCCAAGTACATTCATGATGACTGCTGAGATCTTAGCGACTGGATTTAATCGGAACGAAGTTCACGATGCTGTTTATGTAAAACCGATCCTTGAACACAAGTATTATTCTTATGTGGTTAATCATGCTACGATCACCCCAAACGGTTTAGCTTATATTGCTGTTAGAAAAGGTGCGCACAAGCGCTTTGGGATCAAATCACCAATGACAATGGTGCACGCACTAAATAACATTGCTGGGGTAAAAATCTGAACCGCAATCTATTTTGATGATCAATCCCAAAAGTGAAAGGGATCAATTAGATCTTATGATATTCCAATCAACCACTTTGCAGCGATGTTCAACGGTGGTGGGCATAAGTTTGCTAGTGGTTTTAGTTTGGATAACAAGAAGGACTTTGGTAAACTAATTAAGGTTTTAGATGATTATCTAAAAACGATGAATAATGATCAACTTTCACAAAATTAA
- the thiI gene encoding tRNA uracil 4-sulfurtransferase ThiI — translation MNPSNYQIMIKFGELWLKNNNRINFINQLKDNLHQAISKFELKLSLHYDHFLITNYRDQDQTQLIDILKRIPGISYVCLVQQLPRDLNQLQDLVLEMVNDDDELAFEIKRKDKSYELSSLDLKKTLAAHCLKNREIKINLNNPTKVISIDVVKNYFFLYLHKYNAAGGLPVKSSGKVLVLLSGGIDSPVASDLLYKRGMHVDFLTFITPPHTSKQALDKTVLLAQTVSKHNEVNDAKIFIHNFTNVLKEISHTNYENYRITLMRRCFYKIAYKLITQYGYDCIATGESLGQVASQTVNSMKVISNATKDLLVLRPLLCYDKSQIIEHAKKIGTYEISILPYSDACSLYAPKKPITNPRIEVIDKIEAKLDFLDVVIDNSITNDIIQFDLNKQWDNN, via the coding sequence ATGAATCCTAGCAATTATCAGATCATGATCAAATTCGGTGAATTATGATTAAAAAATAACAACCGAATCAACTTTATTAATCAATTAAAAGATAACTTACATCAAGCAATATCTAAGTTTGAATTAAAACTTAGTTTACATTACGATCATTTCTTGATAACGAATTATCGTGATCAAGATCAAACACAACTGATTGATATCTTAAAAAGAATACCAGGAATCAGTTATGTTTGTTTGGTTCAACAATTGCCTCGCGATCTAAATCAATTACAAGATTTAGTTCTTGAGATGGTTAATGATGACGATGAACTAGCTTTTGAAATCAAAAGAAAAGATAAAAGTTATGAACTTAGTAGTCTTGATTTAAAAAAGACTTTAGCAGCTCACTGTTTAAAAAATCGTGAGATTAAGATTAATCTAAATAACCCAACTAAAGTTATTAGCATTGATGTAGTCAAAAACTACTTCTTTTTATATTTACATAAATACAATGCAGCTGGTGGTTTACCAGTAAAATCATCGGGAAAAGTGCTAGTTTTATTATCTGGTGGAATCGATTCACCTGTTGCTAGTGATCTACTTTATAAAAGAGGTATGCACGTTGATTTTTTAACGTTTATTACTCCGCCTCATACTTCAAAGCAAGCTTTGGATAAAACTGTTTTACTAGCTCAAACAGTTAGTAAACACAACGAAGTAAACGATGCTAAAATCTTCATTCATAACTTCACCAATGTACTTAAAGAAATCTCTCACACTAATTATGAAAACTACCGCATCACATTAATGCGCAGATGTTTTTATAAGATTGCTTATAAACTAATAACTCAGTATGGTTATGACTGTATCGCTACAGGTGAATCACTTGGTCAAGTTGCTTCACAAACTGTGAACAGCATGAAGGTAATCTCAAACGCTACCAAAGATTTATTAGTACTACGACCTTTATTGTGTTATGATAAAAGCCAAATCATTGAACACGCTAAGAAGATCGGAACTTATGAGATTTCCATCCTACCTTATTCTGATGCTTGTTCATTATATGCACCTAAAAAACCAATTACCAATCCAAGGATTGAAGTTATTGATAAGATCGAAGCTAAATTAGATTTTTTAGATGTAGTTATTGATAATTCAATAACTAATGATATTATCCAATTTGATTTAAATAAACAATGAGACAACAATTAG
- a CDS encoding MPN551 family DNA-binding protein, with translation MPFKKDLNLSECFRIVDDQLILSEKYKQDFGKKFKKITGSRFPTILGINDFSTPFMEWLKMVNLYYETMDPILSKAGVVIEPKVRDYVMKKFKINYKSYEPTQVGFDLFKDNQIFGGIPDGEPVDEDGNLLYDQDHPMLEIKTTSIDKLSYKKVDGSLRMMTDESGLPIVKAKREKYLEWYDENHQIQVKKEYVLQLSLYLYLRNAKYGRFGVIFLRPEDYQNPDAIDLNQRLIDVVDMKLERSSIESYIEQATKWYQDHIIKGISPKMNRSDKEFLKLHKII, from the coding sequence ATGCCTTTTAAGAAAGATTTAAATCTCTCAGAATGTTTTAGGATTGTTGATGACCAACTAATTCTATCTGAAAAATACAAACAAGATTTTGGCAAAAAGTTTAAAAAGATTACCGGTAGTCGTTTTCCTACTATTTTAGGAATTAATGATTTTAGCACCCCATTTATGGAGTGACTCAAGATGGTTAATCTTTATTATGAAACAATGGACCCAATTTTATCAAAAGCTGGGGTTGTGATTGAACCAAAGGTTCGAGACTATGTCATGAAGAAATTTAAGATTAACTATAAATCTTATGAACCAACTCAAGTTGGTTTTGATCTATTTAAAGATAATCAGATCTTTGGTGGGATTCCTGATGGTGAACCAGTTGATGAAGATGGTAATCTTTTATATGATCAAGATCATCCGATGTTAGAAATTAAGACAACTTCGATTGATAAGTTAAGTTATAAAAAAGTTGATGGATCATTAAGAATGATGACAGATGAATCGGGGTTACCAATCGTTAAAGCTAAACGTGAAAAATACCTTGAATGATATGATGAAAATCATCAGATTCAAGTTAAGAAAGAATACGTGTTACAACTTTCACTTTATCTTTATCTAAGAAATGCGAAGTATGGAAGATTTGGAGTGATCTTCTTGCGTCCTGAAGATTACCAAAATCCCGATGCAATTGATTTAAATCAACGTTTAATTGATGTGGTTGATATGAAATTAGAAAGATCAAGTATTGAATCATACATTGAACAAGCTACCAAATGATATCAAGACCACATCATCAAAGGAATTAGTCCTAAGATGAATAGATCTGATAAAGAATTTTTGAAATTACATAAAATTATTTAG